CGGCCTGCAGGTCCTCGAACCGGACGCCTCCGGCCGGGACAGCCTCGAGCTGCGCCGTGTCTCGCTCGACGGGCAGGTCGGTGCAGCCTCCGGCGTCCTCGAGGACTACGCCCTCCTCGCCGACGGGCTCCTCCAGCTCTTCTCCGCCACCGGCACCACCCGCTGGTTCGACGTGGCCGGGCAGCTCCTCGACGTCGTCCTCGAACGCTTCGCCGAACCGGCTCCCGCCGCCGCCGGCACAGGCAGCGAGACGCGCGGTCCGCTCACCTTCTTCGACACCCCCGCCGCGACGCCCGAGGGCGAGGTGCCGCTCGTCGTGCGCCCGGCCGACCCCGGGGACAACGCGAGCCCGTCGGGCCGCTCCGCCGCCGCCGGCGCCCTCCTGCGGTACGCCGCGCTCTCCGGCTCGCACCGCCACCGCGTGGCCGCCGAGGCGGCCCTCGCCGTCTACCCAGCCCTCGCGGCCACAGCGCCACGCTTCGCCGGGCACGCTCTCGCGGTGGCCGAGGCGCTCGCCGACGGGCCGCGCGAGATCGCGATCGTCCTGCCTGCAGCACCCGACCCAGGAGGCACGACGCAGGCCCGTGCCGATACGCTCGTGCGCGAGGCCTGGCGCTCCGGTGCCCCGGGAGCTGTCGTCGCGACGGGGGTCGAGGGATCGACGCACCCGCTCCTCGCCGACCGCCCCGCAGCCGTGCCGACGGCGTACGTGTGCCGGGGTTTCGTGTGCGAACGACCGGTCACGGACGCCGAGGGCCTGCGCAGCCTCCTGCAGGAGTGACGCCAGACTCGATCACGACTGGAGCAGCGCCTTGATGGAGTCCTCGGTCTGGAAGGGCCGCACCTCGACCGCGCCGTGGCACGCCTTCGAGCCCTCTGCCGCGAGCCGCAGCGCGACGTCCAGGTCGGGGACGTCGATCACCCAGAAGCCGCCGAGGTGCTCCTTGGACTCCAGGTACGGCCCGTCGGTGACCACCGGCTGGTCGCCCTGACCGTCGACGACCGTGGCGGTGGTGGCCTGTGCGAGCCCGTCGGCGAAGACGAACCAGCCCTCGGCCACGAGCTTGTCGTTGAACGCTCCGGTGTCCTCGACCGCCTGGAGCATGGCCTCCTTGGTCGGGTAGTCGCCGAACTCGTTCCGCTCGGCAGGCCCGTAGACGGACAGCATGTACGTGGGCATCTCATCGTCTCCTCGATCGGTGTGCGGACGTCTCTTACCCTGACGACGAACGACTGTCCTTCGATCCGACACCCTCACGGGCACTTTCTCAACCGGCGCAGCCTCCTGCAGTATTGACGAGCCGAACAGGCACCCGTCGTGCCACCATGAGCGCATGACGGTCCATCTCGAGCCCATGCCCGCCACGCGTCTCGCCCTGTGGGTCGAGCGGACGTTCGAGGAGTACATCGAAGATCGCGTCCGCGCGGGCGAGTCCCTCGACGAGGCGCACGCGAACGCGGAGCGCAACCACGAGAACATCTTCCCGGCGGGCCAGCTCGCCCCGGGGCACGTCGTCTGCGACGTGGTGCGCGACGACCTGCCGATCGGCTTCCTCTGGATCGGGCCG
This sequence is a window from Sanguibacter antarcticus. Protein-coding genes within it:
- a CDS encoding YciI family protein: MPTYMLSVYGPAERNEFGDYPTKEAMLQAVEDTGAFNDKLVAEGWFVFADGLAQATTATVVDGQGDQPVVTDGPYLESKEHLGGFWVIDVPDLDVALRLAAEGSKACHGAVEVRPFQTEDSIKALLQS